From one Brachypodium distachyon strain Bd21 chromosome 4, Brachypodium_distachyon_v3.0, whole genome shotgun sequence genomic stretch:
- the LOC100842276 gene encoding 15-cis-zeta-carotene isomerase, chloroplastic yields MASHLRLHLAAAPPPLLHHHHQRLHRLRLPRPPPNPPFLNHPPTASPPSPSPLLPRLLSSSSSSFPARARGGSSIGGVDEEEEDGEIEGEASGGVGGLVGEDSAVFRLGDQRVVSWAYFGGILAVVLYGLNVLWIDPATGFGTSFVDAVAAVSDSHEVVLLLLTIIFAVVHSGMASLRETGEKIIGERAYRVLFAGISLPLAVSTIVYFINHRYDGIQLWQVQGITGIHELVWLSSFISFLFLYPSTFNLLEVAAVDKPKLHMWETGIMRITRHPQFVGQVIWCLAHTLWMGNSVAVAASVGLIGHHLFGVWNGDRRLASRYGEAFEVLKKRTSVVPFAAIVDGRQKLPEDYYKEFIRLPYITITALTLGAYFAHPLMQASSYQLPW; encoded by the exons atggcttcccacctccgcctccacctcgctgccgccccgccgccgctcctccaccaccaccaccagcgcctccaccgtctccgcctcccgcggccgccgccaaacCCACCCTTCCTCAATCACCCACCCACAGCATCACCACCATCACCCTCCCCTCtgctcccccgcctcctctcctcctcctcgtcctccttcCCGGCCCGCGCGAGGGGGGGCTCCTCCATCGGCGGcgtcgacgaggaggaggaggacggtgAGATTGAGGGGGAGGCTAGCGGGGGAGTGGGAGGCCTCGTGGGTGAGGACTCGGCGGTGTTCCGGCTCGGCGACCAGCGGGTGGTGTCGTGGGCCTACTTCGGCGGGATACTCGCCGTCGTGCTCTACGGGCTCAACGTGCTTTGGATCGACCCGGCCACCGGGTTCGGGACCAGCTTCGTtgacgccgtcgccgccgtctctGATAGCCACGAG GTCGTTTTGTTGCTCCTTACCATCATTTTTGCTGTAGTCCATAGCGGCATGGCAAGCTTGCGTGAAACTGGTGAGAAAATAATAGGGGAGCGAGCTTATCGCGTGCTGTTTGCTGGAATATCACTGCCTCTAGCAGTTAGTACTATT GTCTACTTCATAAATCATCGTTATGATGGTATTCAGTTGTGGCAAGTTCAAGGCATCACAGGCATTCATGAGCTTGTTTGGCTCTCGTCCTTCATCTCATTCTTGTTTTTATATCCTTCTACTTTCAATCTTTTAGAAGTGGCAGCTGTGGACAAGCCAAAATTACACATGTGGGAAACTGGAATAATGCGCATCACCAGACATCCACAG TTTGTAGGGCAGGTAATTTGGTGCTTAGCTCACACCCTATGGATGGGCAACTCAGTTGCTGTTGCGGCTTCCGTTGGGTTAATTGGTCACCatctgtttggtgtttggaacGGAGATAGGAGGCTGGCATCACGCTACGGTGAAGCCTTCGAGGTTTTGAAGAAGAGGACTAGTGTTGTGCCGTTTGCTGCAATTGTCGATGGTCGGCAGAAACTGCCGGAAGATTATTACAAGGAGTTCATCAGATTACCTTACATCACAATCACAGCTTTAACTTTGGGGGCCTACTTTGCACATCCGTTGATGCAAGCGTCCAGCTACCAACTTCCCTGGTAG
- the LOC100844108 gene encoding wound-induced basic protein, which yields MIYDVNSPLFRSFLSQKGGASSDKRKMEEQKPKDQRFKANENKPVMNE from the exons atgaTCTACGACGTGAACTCTCCCCTGTTCCGCTCCTTCCTCAGCCAGAAGGGCGGCGCCTCCTCCGACAAGAG gaaaatggaGGAGCAAAAGCCAAAGGACCAGAGGTTCAAGGCCAATGAGAACAAGCCTGTAATGAATGAGTGA